The Ignicoccus islandicus DSM 13165 sequence AAAGAGAGCGTTTCGAGCGTGGACGTTTGTTCCGATAAGCTTGTTCTAGGAGGACTGATCTTCGTTTATCTATTCAATATCTCTAACCCACTTGAACCGAAGCTATTATGGAGGAAGGACTTTGAGGGCCTGCTGGTTGCCTCTTCGGTCCGCTTCTCGCCGAATTGCAGCTCAATAGCCGTTGCATCCTATTACGGGAGAAAGGTGTACTTCTTGGACCTTGGGGGTAACGTAATAGGGGAACTGAGCTTCGGGGACAAAGTAACTGACTTGGATTGGAAGCGTTACTTGGCAGTTGGTCTAGAAAACGGAACCTTCTACTTGTTTGGAAATTTGAGCGCACCGAAGGCCTTTACTGTAACGGAGACGGTAACGAAGGAGCTAGTTAGAACGGCTACTGAGACCGTAACTACTCACTTATACACAACCGTTCTATTAACTTCTACAAAGACTGTTACATTTACGAGCACTGAAACGGTCACTGTAAAGGAAGATTTGAACAAGTTTTTGATAACAGTAGCAGCGATAGTGGTTGCCGTCTCAGCAGTGAACGGTCTGCTCTTGTTCAAATTCGTGATTAGAAGGCACTAACCGTTTTTAGAGACCTTTTCGATGCTATAAAGGGTCTTTAGCTTGATCGAAACCGTTTTCCTCATCTTCTTAGCCCTGGCTATCGTAACTCCCCTCGCGAGGAGTTCAATAAAGGTAATAAACGAGTATCAGAGAGGAGTGGTGTTTCGATTAGGTAGGTACTCGGGGATCGTTGGTCCCGGCTTAGTGGTGGTAATTCCCGTAATAGATTACTTGAGAATAATTGATATGAGGGTTACTGTCGCTGACGTTCCTGAACAAAGGGCCTTAACCAAGGACAACGTAGAAGTTACAGTGGACGCTGTAGTTTACTACAGGGTCGTGGATCCGGAGAAAGCCGTTACGAGCGTGGAAGATTTCCAAGAAGCAGTAAGGTTGTTAGCTCAGACTACATTAAGAGAGGTAATAGGTCAAGTGGAGCTAGACGAGTTACTAAGCAAAAGGCAAGAACTGAATTTAAAGATGCAAGAAGCAATGGATGAAATTACAGAGAAATGGGGGATAAAGGTAGTTAGGGTTACAATAAAGGAAATAAAATTGCCGGAAGAGCTACTTAGAGCTATCGCTAAGCAAGCTGAAGCCGAGAGGTGGAGGAGGGCCAAGATAATAGAGGCCGAAGGCGAGAAGCAAGCCTCGAGCTTACTGACGGAGGCAGCGAAGCTGTACGAAGAACACCCTGTAGCTCTTAGGCTAAGGGAGCTCCAAATGCTTCTAGAAATAGCTAAGGAGAAGAACCTAATAGTAATTGAAAGGGGAGACGGAATTGGCCTACCAGTTGCCTTAGCGAAGGGCGTTAGTAACCCATCTACAGAAGAAAAACGCACCTAATCAATGTAATAGAATCGATGCCTGTATTAGGTTTTCATGCCTCCGAGAGTTAGGACCTATGGATTATGGACGCCCAACAGTACCTTTTAGGAATAGCTCTAATAAGCGTCATCGTAATACTCTTGATCTTCTCAAGCTCCGCCAAGAAAGACGAAATAGTAGGGAAGAAGGGGAGAGTAGTAAAGATCAATAAAGAAACATGGGTAGAGATTGAAGGGGAACTATGGAAGGCGCGATCAGAGGAGAAATTAAGCGAAGGAGATGAAATAGAAGTTTTAAGGAGAGTTGGCTTAACCTTAGAAGTAAAGAAAGTGGAAAAGAAGGATGACAATATATAGAATACGAAATAACTATGATGAAGTGAGATTAGAGACGGAATACGACTTATAGAGACTAACCGGTTAGGTCTATTCTTTTTAGGGATGTTTTCGTATTTCTTTCTTGCAAAGAGGTAATATGTAATGAGAAGGCTATTTGCACTACTAGTCTTAGGTATGATCGGCTTTTCGTTGAACCTAACGTTAGTCGGAAAGGCCGAAGTTGACGGAAATCCTATAAAGGTATTTATCGGCAAGGGTTATTCTATAATAGCAACTTATCAAGGGAAAATCTACGCAACTGATCTAAGTGGTAGGGTTCTAGGAGAGTACGATTTAGGAGAAGAGATATACGGAATGGACGTAAGTGGATCCGTAGTATACGTTACGACCATGGGCTTCGTTCACGCTTTCTCCTTAAACTTAAGGCCTCTAGCAAGCATCGAGGTAGAAGAAGGATTTTCGGGTGCAATAGATGTAATTGGACCTTTCGCAGTGTTAGCTTTCTACAACATAGGTCTATTTCACTTAGATTTGGTAAACGAAGAGGCGAAACTCGTTTGGGGATACAAGGGACTGAACGGCGTAATGCCCTTGGCCTTAAAGATAGCGTTTAGCCCATATCAGGAACGAGCTGAAATAATATTTGGGGATATGGAAGGTAAGCTGTATTCAGTAAACCTCAAAGGGGAAGTGCTGAACAGCGGGAATTACGGCGACGTAATACTCTCTATTGACAATTGCGGAAACTTAATTGCCATCTCGAAGGACGGCGGTTTCCTAGTAGGTTCCGGAGAGAAGGGTAAGCTTATAGAGAAAGAGACCAAGGGACCGACTTTCGTAGCTTTCGACGACCTATGCTCGAAGCTAGCAGTCGCAGAGAACGGCAAGTTAACTATATACGACCTAAGCGGTAAGGTAATAACTCAAGAGGAAATAGGTAAACCGGTAACCCTCTCGTGGTCTAGAGGAATAATAGCCATTGCTGAGAAAGGGAAAGGGGAAGTTAAGTTCTACGTCCTGGGTACGAACGCAGAACTCCCTACAAAAGAGATAGGCGAGATTAAGGAAGTTGAAAAGGTTAACGAAACCCTTCCATCCTTAGGTTAATTTTTACCTATCCATTTCCGCTACGCACGTGTCTAAGCTTATGTACGTAGCCAAGAAGTCTTGTAACAACAAGTTCCTTCCTATGTACTTCAAGCTTAAGGTATGGATGAACACTGGCGATCTCATGTGGACCCTCCACGGCCTCATCCTAGCCTTGGGATCCTTCGGATTGGCGACCACTAATACGCCGTTCTCCCCTCTGGCTCCTTCGTGAATTCCGTAAGCCATTCCTACTTCTCTGGGGAACGGCGGTACCCTCTTCAAATGAGTTCCTAGGTCCCCCCTAGTGGTTAAGGTCTTGAGGACTTGCCTAACTATGTTTAAGCTCTGCTTTATTTCTTCGTACCTTATCAGAACCCTATCTAAGTTATCGCCTCTGGTGCCTATAGCTCCATCGAACTCTAGCGCGTCGTAGCCCATGTAAGGTTTGTTTATTCTGTAGTCCCAAGCCACTCCAGTGCTCCTTAAGTTAGGCCCAGTCCATCCGTACTTTATAGCAGTTTCGGAACTAACCGGGCTGACTCCCTCGAGCCTCATTACTACAAGCGGGTTCTCCAAGCTCAAATCAATTAATTTCTCAAAGTGCTTCTCGAATCTAACAATAACCTTCTCTGCAATATCCCTAAATCCTTGAGGTAAGTCCCTAGCGACTCCTCCGAACCTTATGTAATTGAAGGTCATTCTCTGACCGGTCAGCATTTCTAATAAGTTAATGAACGCCTCTCTATCCCTAACGGCCCACGCGAAGCCAGTGAGCTGGTTGATGTTTTCCAAGAACGAACCTATGTAAAGTATGTGAGATTGTATTCTGCTTAGCTCAGCCGCTAGGATTCTTAGCAAATTGGCCCTCTCGTCCACCTTGGCTCCTAGAAGCTCTTCAACAGCTAAGACGTAAGGAATTTCCCACCCTATTCCATCTACGTAGCACTGCCTATCTAAGAGAGGTATTACCTTTAAGTACTCCTTCTGCTCGAAGATCCATTCCACTCCTCTGTGAACGTAGCCGATCCTAGGTATTACGTCCCTCACTATTTCGCCTTCCAATCCCAGTAAGAAGCCGGCCGGACCGTGGGTAGCCGGGTGCTGTGGACCAACGTGCACGTAAACTAAATCGTCTCTTAACTTGTCTTTGTCCTCGACGTCAGTGCCCTTAATCTCGTTCCAGTCAACCTTAGGTAGATTGGTGTAACCTCCGGAGTCCTTCAGTAAGGGAAACCTGTCTTTAGGGAATAACCTCGGGTCTTCCGAGAGCAACAGCTTCCTTATCCTACCCCATCTCTTATAGTCGGGGTGGTTTAGGAAGTTCACTCCGAACATTTCATACGTTTCGTTCTCATGCCATTCTACACCCGGAAAAATATCGGCTAGGGAGGGAATCTCTCTCTTATCTCTATCTAGCTTAGTACTTAGCGCAACGGTCTTAGCGTCTGAGAGCCTGTGAAGAACGAGGAGCAACTGGACTTTCTTCTCTGCAGGCCAATCAACGGCAGTTAACATTTGCGGATACAAGTATCCGTCTTCCTTGAGCTGGTAAGCGCTCTCGTACCAACCTTGAGGTTCGACTTCCACGTAAGTTAAGTTGCTCCACTCCTTCCTATTTACCTCCCACGTTAGCTTCATTCTCGTTCACCTCCCCAGCTTTTCTCTTACCATGGATATATCTCTTCATGGGATCTACTAGCTTCTTATTAGAACCTTCCCTATCGTTAACGGGATATTTAGTTAGCTTAGCTTCGCTCAGATCCCCTCCCCTGATTAATTCTTCCATTTTCAAGATAGACCGTATTAGAGCCTCGGGCCTGGGAGGACATCCGGCCAAGTTAACAACGTACGTCTGTTTTCGAATCTCCTCCGGAAGGGACCTTATCAGCTCGTGAATTCCGTCTAGAACGTACTCGCTCTCCCACCAAGGCCCACCGTTTATAGCGCACTCACCCATTACTATAACGTACCTAGGACCGGGCGTTTGCATGAATAACCTTCTCAGTCTCTCAGCTATTTTCCTATTGACGGGGCCATTGACCAATATTACGTCTACTTGCCTAGGAGTGGCCCTCGCCAAAACGCCTATCCTCTCGAAATCGTGAAAAGCGAAACCTGCTTGCATCATTTCTATTGCGCAACACATTATACCTAAGTGGAGGAGCCACAGACTGTTCCTTCTGGCCCACTTAACGCCCCTTCCAATTGGTTGTATCTTCTTCAAATCCGGTCTCTTAACTAACTTAAACGCCATGGAAATCACCTCATCCAGACCATTATTCTAATCTTCCTCATCCACGCTATTCCGGCGAGTAGCGCAAAGAATAGCATACTTAATCCAATTAACGCATTAATGGACGGATTGTTAGCTCCGACTAGCGCTAGGGCACCAGTAACTTCTGCAACGAAGAAGGCTATCAAGTAGGGGAAGAAGTTCACTGTATACCTAACTTCCTTGGGATCACCTAAGGTAAGTTCACCGCACTCATAGGTCTCGTACTTATCGGGGTGTTCGGGGGTTGGGTCTTCAAGCAACTTGTTGATAACGAGGGAGCCGCCTTCCAAGACGGCTCCGACTGCCATTGCGGTCGCTACTGCTGTTATGGCTATAGCTCCAGGCTCGATCATCCCGGTACCACCCCCGTTAGAGCTAGTGGAGTTTGAGTAACCGCGGTCTTTAAGGGTCCCATTACCAGATGGGGCATGATTCCTATTATGACGCTTATTGCCAGTAAGTAGAGTATTGGACCTATGTGGTAGAACTTAACGTCTTTTTCGAGCTTCACTGGAGGTCTAGTGAAGAGCATTCTCTGTCCATCCCATACCAAGTAGCCTGTAACGGTAGCTATAGCTAACAGCAAGAAAGCGGCAACTATCGTTCCAGCCGAAGTTTGCTTGGCCATGCCCAAGCTCGAGGCTACCAAGCTAAGTTCAGCCGGATATCCGGAAGTACCTGGCAGTCCGAAACCGGCGAATATTGCTATCATTATTACGGTACTCATGATAGGGACAACGAAGGCGAGTCCCCTTATCTTCGGTATTTCTCTCGTATGTAGGTAATGCTTAATGACTCCGCTTAAGAGGAATAGCGCACCTACTACGAAGCTGTGTGATATCATTTCGAATACTGAACCAACGAAGCCGAGGTAAGAAGCGTTACCTATCCCCATTCCCCATATCGCCGCGCCTATTGTTGACATGCTCATGTGGCTTATACTGGTGTAAGCAACTACTCTCTTGAAGTCTACTTGAGCTATTGCAACGGTGGCAGCGTAAGCGGCTGCTAAGGCCGCCCAAATTGCTATGAACGGTAGGTACATCATTAGCATGTAGGGTACTATTCCCAAAGTTATCCTAATGAAGGCGTATCCTCCCATCTTAAGCATTAGGGATGCCAGTATCACTGAGCTCGGGCTAGGCGCCTCTACGTGAGCTGCTGGCAACCAAGTGTGGAAAGGCGGAACTGGCACCTTTATGAAGAACGCTAAGAGGGTTAGCCAAGCGAACGCCGCTTTAACCCACTCTGGAGCTACGCTTAGTCCGGCGGCGAAGTCCTTCATGTCGAAGGTGTGGGAGCCGTAGAGCCACCCTAAGGCTATGGCCACTAAGAGCATCATTCCTCCTATTTGCGTATATACGAAGAACTTGTAGGCCGCGTAGACCTTCCTCTCACCGCCCCAATAGAGTATGTGTATGAACATTGGTAGTAGAGTGAACTCCCAGAATAGGTAGAACCAGAAGAGGTTCCACGAGGCGAATACTCCTATTAGGGCTGCCTCAGCAGTAAACATTAGCGCTAGGTAAAGTTTCGCCCTCTCTTCTATTTCCCAACTCGCTGCCCAAGCAACGGCAATGAATATCAAGCCGGTAATGGCAAGGAAGAGGGCCGATAGGGAGTCAACTCTAAAGGTTAGATCGGCGCCTATCTGATGCAAACCCGGTAGTACGTAGTTCTCGTAGTACGGCTCCTCTATGCCCCTAAGTATCGGAGATACTAGTAGTAAGGCAACAATTATCGTCAATATTATTGACGCTTGCTTAGCTCTCCTATCGCTAACTAACATTACGCCAACGGAACTAACGAGCGATAATATTATAGCAGCAAGGAGCTCGCACATTTCTTACCACCCCACGCCTATAGTTAGAATTAACGTTATCACGATTACCAATGCTAGACCAGCCACCGAAAGGACGAGGTATAGGTTTATATCTCCCGATTGTAGACGCCATAAAGCCCTTCCAATTCTAACTGCGGCCCTCGCCAAACCATCTATTACCTTTTCGTCCCACAAGTCCTCGTCTGCTAACCTGACGCTCACTGCCCAGCTCCAAGCATAGAACCTACCTATAACGAAAGCAGTGTTTACTAAGAAGTTGGTGTAGGCTCTTTCTACTAGATCAGTGATCTTTGCAACTACCCTTATCCAGAAGTTGGCTACCCCATGATATAGCTCGTGGAACCATAATTCTTTATATAGAGGATACCATATGTAATAAATGAGTTTGTTCTTAACTATTCCATAAAGCGAGTAGTAAGCTATTGGAGTTAGGAAACCTAGTATCGCTAAAGTTAGAGCCACGTTACCCAAAGGCAACTCGACTTTCTCACCGTGAGCGTGGGCGTGGTAGTGAAGGGCCTCCTCAAGCGTATATACTATTATCGGACCGGAGACGAGTACTATGGCAGCCAATGATACTAGCGCGAACCTCATGGCGGGTCCGGCGTCGTGAACGCTCGCTTCCGGATGACCTTCCTTCCATCTCTCGTTACCGAAGAAGGTTAAGTAAAGCAATCTACCGCTATAAAATCCAGTTAGACCAGCAGCCACTGTTAACAAGATACCGACTATGGTTGAATGGGGAACTGGGCTGTGCAATGAGCTCTCAATTATCAGTTCCTTCGACCACCATCCCGCGAACGGCGGTATGCCTACTAGGCTCAGTAAGGCTATCAAGGTTGTAAAGAAGGTCACCTTCATGTATTTCCATAGACCACCCATGTTGAACATGTCCCTAGATTCGTAGGGATCGTGAAGGACGTGCTCTAATGCGTGAATAACGGCGCCTGCCCCTAGGAAGAGGAGCGCCTTGAAGAAGGCATGTATGTATAGGTGAGCTGCGCCGGCCAGCAAGCTTCCGAGGCCTAGGGCAGCGAACATGTAGCCGAGTTGGCTCATGGTTGAGAATGCTATTACTTTCTTTATATCTCTGGCAGCTGAACCGAAGAGTCCGGCCACGAAAGCGGTAATGGCACCTATTAGAGCGATCGCGTCCATTAAGCTCAGGTTGTAAATTACGTAGGACTCGTAAAGCGGGAAGAGTCTAGCTATGAGGTAAGCTCCGGCAGCAACCATAGTAGCCGAGTGAAGAACTGCCGAAACGGTAGTTGGGCCCTCCATTGCATCTGAGAGCCAAGGGTGGAAGGGCATTTGAGCGCTCTTTCCTAACGCTCCTATGCTCACGCCAACGAGAATAGCAGTTAAAGCGACTGCCCCGAATAGCTTCTGATGAGTAAGTTCTATACTATGGGAAATTTGGAGAACGTTGCCCGTTCCGGCTAACGCAATTAAGGCCCCAACGCCAGCTAGGAAGAACACGTCCGCCGTCCTAGTAACCAATATGGCCTTCCTTCCAGCTCTAACTGCGTTAGGACCGACCTTGGGGTGGTACCAGTAGTACGAAATAAGAAGGAACGAGGCCGCTCCTACGAGCTCCCAGAACAGCAATATCAAGATGAGGTTTGAAGATAACACTATTCCTTCCATAGAGGCCAAGAAGAGAAGCATTTCGCTGTAGTACCTATGAGGTCCCCTGGCGCCTTCCATGTATTCCCAACTATAGACCAAATCGAGGAACGTTATGATTGCAACGACCAAAGCCATGATGGAAGATATAGTATCTATTAGTAAGCTGAAGTAATTCTCGTGATGACCCACTGGGTACCACGGATAGTACTTCACTTCCAGCTCGTTACCTATGCCTACCGCAGCGAGCGCGATAGCTGCCAAGAGCGTTATTCCAGCTCCTAGGACTCCGAGGGACCACTCCCACCAGTCCTCCCTCTCGCCGGCCCAAGAGGGCTTCACGCGCTTAATTCTATTTTTGTATAAAGGCGTTAAGAGGACTACTATACTCAGCAGTAACGGTAGGGCTATCGGAACTATCGCTACTGGAGGTACCCACCAAGGAACGGGAGAGTGGGTGATGGTCTCCACTTTAGCACCCTTCCAGAAAAAGAGGGCCGATTGATAAAAGGACTACGCGTTCTGATCATTAGGTCAGGCGGGCTCTTAGAAGCAGGCCCGGAGTATAAATTGACCCAACCCATCTACCTTCCTTACCTGTATCGAGAAGTCCTTCGTTTAGGAGATCTAGTACGTTAGCGCTTAGGACCGCTTCCACGTGTTCGCCCTCGTAGAACGCAGGTGAGAGGACTACGCTCATGTAACCCGTCTCCGGGCTCGCAGTGTGAAGTCCGGTTAGGCCTAAGACTTTAACGCCTTCTTCGCTAGCGTTACCGGCTCTAACTATTAGATTGGTGTAGGTAGGGGAAGGCTTGGAGAAGGGATCCTCTCTGAAGCCCCTGCCCTTCTCAATGCCTAATTTATAGCCCCACATTAAGTCCGCTAGGAAGCCCTTGACAACGCCTTTCTCAATAAGGGTCAAGGGCTCGCTCCTCACGCCTTCGTGATCGCATCCGTGAGAGGACGGACCTCCAGATAACCTCGGATGGTCGTCTACGCTCAACTTCTCCGAGAACGCCTTCTTACCTAGTGAAGAGGCCAACGGACTGTGACCTTTGGCTACTTCGTCTGCCATGAACATTTCGATTAAAAAGTCCAAAAGCTCCGCAGAGGCCCTTGGATCGAAGAAGAGCTCCTTCTCGCCTTCGATCCTCTTAGGCCTTATCCTTAAGGCAGCTGCCTCTTCAAAGAGCTTCGAGGTTACTTCGCTAGGTTCGGGCAACTTAGCGTGAGACGTGAAAACGTCCCATACGCTCTTACTAGTGTAGCCACCTTCCTTCTTGCTTACGCTAACGGTCATGGAGGCTTGAGTTGATCTTTCCTCAAATGCCGTGCCCTCGGTATTAGCTATAGCCCAATAAGTAGAGCCAACCGAGATAGAGGAACTTAAGGAGTAACCTTCCTTGAATTCGATGCCTTTAGCTATATCCTCCAGCTCCCCTATTCCCACGTTTTCGAGGGAGGGAGAGTAAATGCCGGCTACTTTCTGACACTTTGATGAAGGGAATCCTTCCCACCATGGTATTTCCTGAGCGAGGTTCGAAATCTTGATCGCTTCCTCGTAGAGCGAGGTAATGATCTCCTTCAAGTCCTTGGTACCGATAGTAGAGGACGCAATTCCAAGTCTCTTGTTCCTCTCAACCCTTACGCTGACTGCACCTACTACTCCGCCCTTGACACCAACTAACTTGTTGTCCTCTATTTCTATATTGTTGTTCTTTTCAATATAGATGAAAACCTCAGCGTTCTCCAATCCTTTAATTGCGCTATCGATCTCTTCTAACAAATCGCTCCTCCACTTGAAAGCTTGGTAAGGAAGATGAAGAAAGTTTTCGTGACGGCATGGGAATGTTGTTATCCAAGGGAGATTAGGGACTTCACTTCGATTTCTGGTCTTGGTCAGCCCCTAACAGTTTCGCTAAGATATCCATTATAGTACCAGCGTCAATTTGATCGCGAGTATTACACTCACAGCAGAATAAGTAGGAATAGATTAGGGCCATTGCATCGCCTAGCCAGGGGCAATAGGGGAACTTGAAGTTATTGTTATCGCTTGATAACGCTGCCCTGACAACTTCATAGAACCATTCCGACCTATCTTTAAGTTTTCCAGTAGCTTTCAAGTAGGTTACGGCTGCTGCTAAAGAGAGGAATTTGCAAAATTGTGTGTTTAGCTTCCCTTTCACGTTGTTTAAAGCACTAGCGAAATTGGAGGCTTTATTATCACCGTAACATGTATCCAGCATATATATAAGGTCTTTGAGAGTATTCTTTATAGCTTTTACCAATTCGTTCTTCTTCTTATCTTCATCAATATCTTTTCCTAGTATTCTCTTTAAGAGATCTTCTCCTTTCATCTCTGATATCTTCTCATGCATCTCTTTTAGTGAACTTAGCAGTCCTTGTACGGTTTTACAATCTCCGTTGCTTGTCCCATAGTTTTCTATAAGCCCGACTAGTTCATTCACACACCTATTTATTTCAAATGCCTTAGCAACATTTTGATCGACGTCCCTTAGTTTATTTTTGATCTTTATACAAATAGCTTCGGTCACTTTTCTAATTAGTTCGCGGGCCTTCTCGTTACTTGAGAAGCTACATAAATCTAATTCGTTATTATTCCCGCTCTTATTTTTACCAGTTTGGATCTTCTTGTATATGAGTTCATTCATGAGCTCATTGATTACATCTTTTACCTCTACCGACTCTTTTGCGTCCTTTTTCAGTGTTATCTCGAGTAACTCGTTGAGCTTATATAAACCAGATTTGCTAGAGTTAGACACTCCCTTTTCACCTATCGAGTTTCTCGCATGATGGATTCATATATCTAACTTCTTAGAATGTTCTACGCCAATTAGAGTGTAATTACATTACTGTATTAGTTGGTAAGGTTGATCGGGGATTGAAGTGTATATCAAATTTAAACAAGGATCTATAAAAGTAGAAGTGATAGGGAACGCATTATACGTAGGAGACGAAATAGTTCTGGATGCGAGAACAATAACGTTTCCGAAAGGAAGCAAGGTTTACTACGCTGAACCTACTAAGAAGAAAATGGTTATAGTAATAGAACATCCTCCGATAAGGTTCGTTGAAGATCCACCTAGGGTAGACTTAGTCGCTAACGATAGGTTTTACTATATGGGGTTCGATGTCAGAGCAACAGACCTGGATTTCGAAAAGTACCTAACAGTAGTAGTACCAGGTTCGTTTTTATATGATTACGTTATAGTTACTTCAAACAAGAGCGAAGTCGCTATGAGCGCAAAGAGGAAAGCATATCTAGAGGAAACTGAAAAAAGTTCGATTATTTACTTATTGTAAGCCCTTCGCTTGAGTAACTTGCGAGAAGCTATGGAAGCCAACCCACCAATCAATGCAACAGACGGAATGCCCTTTTCGGCGCCACTAGAGCTACTGGTTATAATGAGTTCTGACTGCGATGCTGCTATCGGAGTTACTTTATATATTTTCGCATATCCAAATAGAGAAGCTACTACTATCTTGTCACCGCTCCATGCTACATGTCCAAAATCAACTGGATTCACTCTACCCAAAACTTCTCCATCCCTATTAACAACTAAAAGTTTTGAACTCGAAAGTAAAGCTAAGTAGTTGCAATCTTGTGAAAAGGCTTCCATATGAATCCATGGAGATTTATCTATATCTATTAGGTGTGAATTATCAATAACGGGAGTACTGAAAGTCTTTTCCCAGAGAACTTTAGCATGTGAAGGATCGCTTATATCTATCATAGATCTTGTTAGGTAGCTTCGCGTTAGTAAATAGCTTCCGCACGACTCAATTCTTTTAATATGATGAGATTTAGGATTATTTTTAAATATTATTGTTTTGAACGTTATTTTTCCGTCTCTAGGGTTCACTGTGTATAAGTACAAGTAATAGTGTGCATTTCCACTATCGTCATCTTTACTAACTTCCAAGAATAAGTAGAATTGATCATTAGAATTAGACCTTGCAATGAATACTTCTGTAAGACTCCCATCGACAGTGCTCACATTCAATTCAGTTTCCCACTTAAGAGTACCAGAGTAGTCGAGCTTAACGCACTTTACTAACTTTTGGGAAGAATTGAGATTACATAATGCTATACCGTCTTCAATGATGAGTGGGTACTTGGCTGAGAGAATACCTTGAGTGTTTATTTCATTAATAAGGGTTCCGTTTTTGTTAACTAAATAGACACTGTTACCGGTACCTAAGGCGAAGAATCCATTGTAGTAATCTATACTATAAATATTTCCATCAGTATTGATGAGGTTAACTAGGTCTCCTTCTATTGTTTCTATTATGAAAATATTATGAAACGAGGCTCCTATATATCCATCTGGTGTGACTTCCAAGTTTCTTATGAGGAAAAATTCAAAATCGAGGGACGATATTGATTCTTT is a genomic window containing:
- a CDS encoding NADH-quinone oxidoreductase subunit C codes for the protein MKLTWEVNRKEWSNLTYVEVEPQGWYESAYQLKEDGYLYPQMLTAVDWPAEKKVQLLLVLHRLSDAKTVALSTKLDRDKREIPSLADIFPGVEWHENETYEMFGVNFLNHPDYKRWGRIRKLLLSEDPRLFPKDRFPLLKDSGGYTNLPKVDWNEIKGTDVEDKDKLRDDLVYVHVGPQHPATHGPAGFLLGLEGEIVRDVIPRIGYVHRGVEWIFEQKEYLKVIPLLDRQCYVDGIGWEIPYVLAVEELLGAKVDERANLLRILAAELSRIQSHILYIGSFLENINQLTGFAWAVRDREAFINLLEMLTGQRMTFNYIRFGGVARDLPQGFRDIAEKVIVRFEKHFEKLIDLSLENPLVVMRLEGVSPVSSETAIKYGWTGPNLRSTGVAWDYRINKPYMGYDALEFDGAIGTRGDNLDRVLIRYEEIKQSLNIVRQVLKTLTTRGDLGTHLKRVPPFPREVGMAYGIHEGARGENGVLVVANPKDPKARMRPWRVHMRSPVFIHTLSLKYIGRNLLLQDFLATYISLDTCVAEMDR
- a CDS encoding slipin family protein, with translation MIETVFLIFLALAIVTPLARSSIKVINEYQRGVVFRLGRYSGIVGPGLVVVIPVIDYLRIIDMRVTVADVPEQRALTKDNVEVTVDAVVYYRVVDPEKAVTSVEDFQEAVRLLAQTTLREVIGQVELDELLSKRQELNLKMQEAMDEITEKWGIKVVRVTIKEIKLPEELLRAIAKQAEAERWRRAKIIEAEGEKQASSLLTEAAKLYEEHPVALRLRELQMLLEIAKEKNLIVIERGDGIGLPVALAKGVSNPSTEEKRT
- the ndhC gene encoding NADH-quinone oxidoreductase subunit A produces the protein MIEPGAIAITAVATAMAVGAVLEGGSLVINKLLEDPTPEHPDKYETYECGELTLGDPKEVRYTVNFFPYLIAFFVAEVTGALALVGANNPSINALIGLSMLFFALLAGIAWMRKIRIMVWMR
- a CDS encoding complex I subunit 4 family protein gives rise to the protein MCELLAAIILSLVSSVGVMLVSDRRAKQASIILTIIVALLLVSPILRGIEEPYYENYVLPGLHQIGADLTFRVDSLSALFLAITGLIFIAVAWAASWEIEERAKLYLALMFTAEAALIGVFASWNLFWFYLFWEFTLLPMFIHILYWGGERKVYAAYKFFVYTQIGGMMLLVAIALGWLYGSHTFDMKDFAAGLSVAPEWVKAAFAWLTLLAFFIKVPVPPFHTWLPAAHVEAPSPSSVILASLMLKMGGYAFIRITLGIVPYMLMMYLPFIAIWAALAAAYAATVAIAQVDFKRVVAYTSISHMSMSTIGAAIWGMGIGNASYLGFVGSVFEMISHSFVVGALFLLSGVIKHYLHTREIPKIRGLAFVVPIMSTVIMIAIFAGFGLPGTSGYPAELSLVASSLGMAKQTSAGTIVAAFLLLAIATVTGYLVWDGQRMLFTRPPVKLEKDVKFYHIGPILYLLAISVIIGIMPHLVMGPLKTAVTQTPLALTGVVPG
- a CDS encoding NfeD family protein; translation: MDAQQYLLGIALISVIVILLIFSSSAKKDEIVGKKGRVVKINKETWVEIEGELWKARSEEKLSEGDEIEVLRRVGLTLEVKKVEKKDDNI
- a CDS encoding NADH-quinone oxidoreductase subunit L, which encodes METITHSPVPWWVPPVAIVPIALPLLLSIVVLLTPLYKNRIKRVKPSWAGEREDWWEWSLGVLGAGITLLAAIALAAVGIGNELEVKYYPWYPVGHHENYFSLLIDTISSIMALVVAIITFLDLVYSWEYMEGARGPHRYYSEMLLFLASMEGIVLSSNLILILLFWELVGAASFLLISYYWYHPKVGPNAVRAGRKAILVTRTADVFFLAGVGALIALAGTGNVLQISHSIELTHQKLFGAVALTAILVGVSIGALGKSAQMPFHPWLSDAMEGPTTVSAVLHSATMVAAGAYLIARLFPLYESYVIYNLSLMDAIALIGAITAFVAGLFGSAARDIKKVIAFSTMSQLGYMFAALGLGSLLAGAAHLYIHAFFKALLFLGAGAVIHALEHVLHDPYESRDMFNMGGLWKYMKVTFFTTLIALLSLVGIPPFAGWWSKELIIESSLHSPVPHSTIVGILLTVAAGLTGFYSGRLLYLTFFGNERWKEGHPEASVHDAGPAMRFALVSLAAIVLVSGPIIVYTLEEALHYHAHAHGEKVELPLGNVALTLAILGFLTPIAYYSLYGIVKNKLIYYIWYPLYKELWFHELYHGVANFWIRVVAKITDLVERAYTNFLVNTAFVIGRFYAWSWAVSVRLADEDLWDEKVIDGLARAAVRIGRALWRLQSGDINLYLVLSVAGLALVIVITLILTIGVGW
- a CDS encoding NADH-quinone oxidoreductase subunit B, with protein sequence MAFKLVKRPDLKKIQPIGRGVKWARRNSLWLLHLGIMCCAIEMMQAGFAFHDFERIGVLARATPRQVDVILVNGPVNRKIAERLRRLFMQTPGPRYVIVMGECAINGGPWWESEYVLDGIHELIRSLPEEIRKQTYVVNLAGCPPRPEALIRSILKMEELIRGGDLSEAKLTKYPVNDREGSNKKLVDPMKRYIHGKRKAGEVNENEANVGGK